The Dehalococcoidales bacterium genomic sequence TTAACCTCAAGCCTTTGACGTTAAGCAGAAAGTCGGTTACATCCTCTTTCACGTAAGGAATAGGCGAGAATTCATGCTGAATTCCTTCAATCTTAACACTGACAACCGCCGCCCCCGGAAGATGTCCCAGTAACACTCGCCGCAGGGCGTTGCCGATAGTAATACCAAAACCCTTCTCCATAGGTTCGGCGCCGAACCGCCCGAAGTTATCACCGCTCTCAATACATTCAACCTTAGGTACCACGAGGTGAGACAAAACCGACCTCCTTATCGCGAGTAGTACTCAACTATCGCCTTCCCGTCAAACTTGGTATCAATATCATCAGGGGTGGGCAAAGACAAAACCTGCCCAACGAGAGTCTGCTTGTTCAGGCTTAACCAGCCGACCACAGACTTAGCCTGAATATCTTTGAGCAACTGCTGATAATACTCAGACCTGGTACTACTCTCTTTCCAGCTAATAGTATCCCCCTCCCTGACCAGGCAAGAGGGTATGTCATTCTTACGTCCGTTGATCGTGATGTGCCCGTGCCGAACCAGCTGGCGAGCTTGAGCACGGGATTCTGCAAAGCCTAAACGGTAGACCGCATTATCAAGTCGCCTTTCCAGTAATACCAGCAAGTTGTCACCGGTGATACCCATCTGTTTCTCCGCCTGAGCGAAAATCCGCCGGAACTGTCTCTCCAGAACGCCGTAGCTGTAGCGGACTCTCTGCTTCTCCATTAACTGAAGACCGCGGTCAGAAATCCGCCGGCGGCGTTGAGTGGCTTGTTGTCCCGGGGGTCTCGGCCTTCTCTCCAGTGTGCATTTGATAATGCACTTGCTGCCCTTGAGCATTAGCCGCTCACCGGTACGACGACACAACTTGCAAACTGAAAGCGTATATCTTGCCATTTCTTACCTTACACCCGCCTTCTCTTCGGAGGACGGCAGCCATTATGCGGAATTGGAGTCACATCCATAATGCTGGTGATAAAGAGGCCCGAGCTTTGCAAAGAACGGATTGCCGCCTCACGGCCGCTGCCCGGCCCCTTAACAAAGACCTCAATCTGGCGCAGGCCGTGCTCCATGGCTCTACGCGCGGCGTCCCGGGCCGCCAGCTGGGCGGCATAGGGAGTACCTTTCCGTGAACCCTTAAATCCTGATGACCCTGAGCTGCCCCAGGCAAGGACATTACCCTGGGGGTCAGTAAGGGTCACAATCGTATTGTTAAAGGTGGACTGGATATAGGCTTTCCCTGACGGAACAACCTTTCTTTCCCGCCGTTTTCCTCTGGTTCGCCTCCTCTGTGTCATACTACTCCTCTTCTGAAAATAAATTTCAATATCGTATTACGTTATATTACGGCTACTTCTTGGCCACACCGCGTCTCTTGCCCCTGCCGGCGACTGTCTTACGCGAGCCACGCTGGACACGGGCATTGGTGCGCGTGCGCTGCCCCCTGACCGGCAGGTTATGGCGGTGTCTCGAACCCCGGTAGCTGCCAATCTCAATGAGACGCTTGATATTAAGGTCAATCTCTCTTCTCAGTTCCCCTTCAACAGTATACTCTTTGTCAATAATCTCCCGCAGGCGGTTAACCTCTCCCTCGGTAAGCGCATCCGTCTTGACATCGTAATTGACGCCAGCCTGAGTCAGAATCTTCTGGCTGCGGGTAGAGCCAATACCATAGATATACTGCAATGCCACCCAGATTTGCTTGTCACGGGGGATATCAACTCCAGCAATACGCGCCATCTTTCCCTCCTAGGGTTACCATGACTAACCCTGCCTCTGTTTATGCTTGGGGTTAGAGCAAATGACCCTGACTACCCCGTGCCGTTTAATTACCTTACACTTATCACATCTAACTTTGACTGAAGCTCTGACTTTCATAAATATCTGCCTCTCATCTATCCAGCGAACCGCCTACTTGAACCGGTAGGTAATCCTGCCCCGGTTCAGGTCATAGGGCGATAGCTCAACCAGTACGCTATCACCGGGCAAAATCCTGATATAGTGCATTCTTATTTTACCTGAAATGTGCGCCAGTACTTTATGCCCGTTGGGCAGCTCAACGCGAAACATGGCGTTGGGCAGAGACTCAACAACCGTTCCTTCAACCTCGATAACTTCTTTTCTGGTTTTAGGCATAAAACCCTCATCTATAAAGCGGTAAGCACTTCAGGCTCAGCATCAGTAATGGCAATGGTGTGTTCGAAGTGGGCGGAAAGGCTACCGTCACCGGTAAAGACCGTCCAGTGGTCATCGCCCACCCTGGTGCGCCAGCCGCCAGCATTTACCATCGGCTCGAGAGCCAGAGTCATTCCTTTCTTCAGAGTCGGCCCCTGCCCCGGCAGCCCAAAATTGGGCACCTGAGGATCTTCATGCATCTGCCGGCCAATACCGTGTCCGGTGTATTCCCGTACTACCGAGTAGCCCCTTGACTCGGCGTAATGCTGAATGGCCACCGAAACGTCTCCCAGCTTCGTTCCGTGGCGAGCGGCTTTAATCCCCGTCTGGAGGGCGCCTTCGGTAACGGCTATCAGCTGTTCCGCCTGCGGGCTAATCTTACCCACGCCCGCCGTCAGCGCCGCATCTCCGTGGAAACCATTAAAAATAACGCCAAAGTCCAGCGACACGATATCGCCATCACGCAGAACCCGCTTTCCGGGAATGCCGTGCACAATCTCATCATTAACTGAGACACAGAGAGTAGCCGGATATCCCCGGTAGCCCTTAAATGAGGGCGTGGCTCCCAGGTTTTCCGCTTCCCGCGCGGCAATAATATCTAATTCTTCCGTCTTCATCCCTGCTCTCAACTGTGATTTTAACACTTTCAGTACCGTAGCCACAATCCTTCCGGCCTGCCGCATGGCGGTAATCTCCGGTTCGGATTTGATGGTTATACTCACCGCCCCCCCAGGCGGGCAAACTCTTTATCCAGAGCCGCTATCATTCTTCCTTCTACCTCCTCAACACCCCCATCCCCGTCCACCTCCAGCAGTTTACCGTCCCGGGCATAGTAATCAATCAGGGGAGCGGTCTCGGTAAAATATACCTGCAGCCGCTTTTTCACCGTCTCAACCCTGTCATCAGGGCGCTGGTACAACTCGCCGCCGCACTGGTCACACTTACCCGGGACCCCGGGAGGAGAATCTACGGAGTGGTACGGCGC encodes the following:
- the rpsD gene encoding 30S ribosomal protein S4, encoding MARYTLSVCKLCRRTGERLMLKGSKCIIKCTLERRPRPPGQQATQRRRRISDRGLQLMEKQRVRYSYGVLERQFRRIFAQAEKQMGITGDNLLVLLERRLDNAVYRLGFAESRAQARQLVRHGHITINGRKNDIPSCLVREGDTISWKESSTRSEYYQQLLKDIQAKSVVGWLSLNKQTLVGQVLSLPTPDDIDTKFDGKAIVEYYSR
- the rpsK gene encoding 30S ribosomal protein S11, producing the protein MTQRRRTRGKRRERKVVPSGKAYIQSTFNNTIVTLTDPQGNVLAWGSSGSSGFKGSRKGTPYAAQLAARDAARRAMEHGLRQIEVFVKGPGSGREAAIRSLQSSGLFITSIMDVTPIPHNGCRPPKRRRV
- the rpsM gene encoding 30S ribosomal protein S13, which gives rise to MARIAGVDIPRDKQIWVALQYIYGIGSTRSQKILTQAGVNYDVKTDALTEGEVNRLREIIDKEYTVEGELRREIDLNIKRLIEIGSYRGSRHRHNLPVRGQRTRTNARVQRGSRKTVAGRGKRRGVAKK
- the rpmJ gene encoding 50S ribosomal protein L36, with amino-acid sequence MKVRASVKVRCDKCKVIKRHGVVRVICSNPKHKQRQG
- the infA gene encoding translation initiation factor IF-1; translated protein: MPKTRKEVIEVEGTVVESLPNAMFRVELPNGHKVLAHISGKIRMHYIRILPGDSVLVELSPYDLNRGRITYRFK
- the map gene encoding type I methionyl aminopeptidase translates to MSITIKSEPEITAMRQAGRIVATVLKVLKSQLRAGMKTEELDIIAAREAENLGATPSFKGYRGYPATLCVSVNDEIVHGIPGKRVLRDGDIVSLDFGVIFNGFHGDAALTAGVGKISPQAEQLIAVTEGALQTGIKAARHGTKLGDVSVAIQHYAESRGYSVVREYTGHGIGRQMHEDPQVPNFGLPGQGPTLKKGMTLALEPMVNAGGWRTRVGDDHWTVFTGDGSLSAHFEHTIAITDAEPEVLTAL